A genome region from Blautia coccoides includes the following:
- a CDS encoding APC family permease, with amino-acid sequence MAKTNADGSKSLGRGDLLAIAIGNVIGGGVMTMTGLAIGITGRSILLSYIICAVMVTIVALPQFFLSGTIRMNGGFYTQAAMFGGKWFAGLYSVVFVSYFFGATMYSASFADYVLSAFPEINGKIVAFAILTIFVVLNLCGIQVAAKVQYLLVIVLVIALLLFTGFGIIHLEPGYFNENQFFTNGFTGVMSAAALLSMATSGATFIINMSREAKNPKKDIPFCIVVGTVIVTILYIGVGVVAAGVFPVEHVAGQNLSKVAREILPTPLYIFFIVGGAMVALVTSLNANLGWLQAPIAQAAEDGWWPKFFAKRNDKFGTPHYIILTIYVLCSVIILSGMNVGDIANIGNTLANCVQVILCLAIITMPKKIPEIWKRSQFHINDKLYTFLCVMGALVSAAFVYYECLEIHMNYVIGILTYLAVACIYPLIRQKFHKVEIEVSYEEA; translated from the coding sequence ATGGCTAAAACAAATGCTGATGGTTCAAAAAGTTTAGGTCGCGGCGATTTGCTGGCGATTGCAATCGGTAACGTAATTGGCGGCGGTGTTATGACAATGACCGGTCTTGCCATTGGGATCACAGGGCGTTCTATTTTACTGTCCTATATTATCTGTGCGGTTATGGTAACTATTGTGGCACTGCCGCAGTTCTTTTTATCAGGTACGATCCGTATGAACGGCGGATTCTATACGCAGGCAGCCATGTTCGGCGGCAAGTGGTTCGCCGGACTGTATTCTGTAGTGTTTGTCAGTTACTTTTTTGGCGCGACCATGTATTCTGCATCCTTTGCGGACTACGTGCTCTCCGCGTTTCCGGAGATCAACGGCAAGATCGTGGCCTTCGCTATCCTGACCATATTCGTGGTCTTAAATCTCTGCGGAATCCAGGTGGCTGCGAAAGTACAATATCTGCTGGTAATTGTTCTGGTAATTGCGCTGCTTCTCTTTACAGGTTTCGGAATCATCCATCTGGAACCGGGATATTTTAATGAGAATCAATTTTTCACGAACGGATTCACGGGAGTTATGTCTGCAGCAGCATTGTTGTCCATGGCTACCAGCGGCGCTACCTTTATAATCAATATGAGCCGTGAGGCCAAGAACCCCAAGAAGGATATTCCGTTTTGTATCGTTGTCGGAACTGTGATCGTTACGATCCTTTACATCGGTGTAGGTGTGGTTGCAGCAGGTGTGTTCCCGGTGGAACATGTTGCAGGCCAGAACCTGTCCAAGGTGGCAAGAGAAATCCTGCCCACTCCGCTGTATATTTTCTTTATCGTGGGCGGCGCAATGGTAGCTTTGGTGACATCTCTGAACGCAAACCTGGGATGGCTGCAGGCCCCCATCGCACAGGCCGCGGAAGATGGATGGTGGCCGAAGTTTTTTGCAAAACGTAATGACAAGTTCGGTACACCCCATTATATCATCCTGACAATTTATGTACTCTGTTCAGTTATTATTTTAAGCGGCATGAATGTGGGAGATATTGCAAATATCGGAAACACCCTGGCTAACTGTGTACAGGTCATTCTGTGCCTGGCTATTATCACCATGCCTAAGAAAATACCGGAAATCTGGAAACGCTCCCAGTTCCATATCAATGATAAACTGTATACATTTTTATGTGTCATGGGTGCCCTTGTCAGTGCGGCATTTGTTTACTATGAGTGTCTGGAGATCCATATGAATTATGTTATCGGAATTTTGACTTATCTGGCTGTGGCATGTATTTATCCGCTGATCCGTCAGAAGTTCCACAAGGTGGAGATAGAAGTCAGCTACGAGGAAGCATAG
- the xylB gene encoding xylulokinase, whose translation MLYIGVDLGTSAVKLLLMNGEGKIEKIVSREYPLSFPHPGWSEQKPEDWWRESLEGIRELTADCDKSQVAGISFGGQMHGLVILDEQDNVIRPAILWNDGRTGKETDYLNQVIGKDKLSQYTANIAFAGFTAPKILWVKENEPENFKKIKKIMLPKDYLAYKLSGTHCCDMSDASGMLLLDVKNRCWSKEMLDICGITEEQMPKLFESYETVGTLKPELAEELGIPASCKIVAGAGDNAAAAVGTGTVGDGMCNISLGTSGTIFISSKDFGVDPNNALHAFAHADGCYHLMGCMLSAASCNKWWMDEIIGTKDYAGEQAKIEKLGENNVYFLPYLMGERSPHNNPNARGTFIGLTMDSTRADMTQAVLEGVAFAIRDSFEVAKSLGVKIERTKICGGGAKSPLWKKMIANILNIKVDVIESEEGPALGGAMLAAVANGEFASVEDAAAKIVKVIDTVEPEPELAAKYEEKYRKFAKIYPTVKDLFSEII comes from the coding sequence ATGTTATATATTGGCGTGGATTTAGGAACTTCTGCCGTAAAACTGCTTCTCATGAACGGCGAAGGAAAAATAGAGAAGATCGTTTCCAGGGAGTACCCTCTTTCCTTCCCTCATCCCGGCTGGTCTGAGCAGAAGCCGGAAGACTGGTGGAGAGAAAGTCTGGAGGGCATCAGGGAACTGACTGCAGACTGTGATAAGAGCCAGGTGGCAGGTATCAGCTTCGGCGGACAGATGCACGGACTTGTTATTTTAGATGAGCAGGACAACGTGATCCGTCCGGCTATTCTATGGAATGACGGAAGAACAGGCAAGGAGACAGACTATCTGAACCAGGTAATAGGAAAAGACAAGCTGTCCCAGTATACAGCCAACATTGCATTTGCCGGCTTTACCGCACCCAAGATCCTGTGGGTAAAGGAAAACGAACCGGAAAACTTTAAGAAGATCAAAAAAATCATGCTTCCGAAAGATTATCTGGCATACAAACTGTCAGGTACACACTGCTGTGATATGTCAGACGCATCCGGTATGCTGCTTCTTGATGTAAAGAACCGCTGCTGGTCTAAGGAGATGCTGGATATCTGCGGTATCACAGAAGAGCAGATGCCGAAACTCTTTGAAAGCTATGAGACTGTGGGCACGCTGAAACCGGAGCTTGCAGAGGAGCTGGGAATTCCGGCCTCCTGTAAGATCGTGGCAGGTGCAGGTGACAACGCTGCTGCGGCTGTAGGTACGGGAACCGTAGGTGACGGAATGTGTAATATTTCTCTGGGAACCAGCGGAACCATCTTTATCTCCAGTAAAGATTTTGGTGTGGACCCCAACAATGCCCTTCACGCCTTTGCTCATGCTGACGGATGCTATCATCTGATGGGCTGTATGCTCAGTGCTGCGTCCTGCAACAAATGGTGGATGGATGAGATCATCGGAACCAAGGATTACGCAGGAGAACAGGCCAAGATCGAGAAGCTGGGCGAGAACAATGTGTATTTCCTGCCGTATCTGATGGGAGAGCGCTCTCCTCACAACAATCCCAATGCCAGAGGTACCTTTATCGGCCTGACCATGGACAGTACAAGAGCTGATATGACGCAGGCCGTACTGGAAGGTGTTGCCTTTGCTATCCGTGATTCCTTTGAGGTTGCCAAATCTCTGGGCGTCAAGATTGAGCGTACAAAAATCTGCGGCGGCGGAGCAAAGAGTCCTCTGTGGAAAAAAATGATCGCCAATATATTAAATATCAAGGTGGATGTCATTGAATCCGAGGAAGGCCCGGCCCTGGGCGGCGCTATGCTGGCTGCTGTGGCAAATGGGGAATTTGCTTCCGTAGAGGATGCTGCTGCCAAAATCGTGAAGGTGATCGACACAGTGGAGCCGGAACCGGAACTGGCTGCAAAATACGAGGAGAAATACCGCAAGTTCGCAAAGATTTATCCCACAGTTAAAGATCTTTTCAGTGAGATCATCTAG
- a CDS encoding YerC/YecD family TrpR-related protein: MSKKIHTEAVDSLFDAVLSLKNREECYLFFEDVCTINEILSLSQRFEVAKMLKDKRTYLDISEKTGASTATISRVNRSLNYGNDGYEMVFERIADKKEETEV; this comes from the coding sequence ATGAGCAAGAAAATTCATACGGAGGCAGTAGACTCCCTGTTTGATGCTGTCCTCAGTTTAAAGAACAGAGAAGAGTGTTATCTCTTTTTCGAGGATGTGTGTACAATAAATGAGATTCTTTCCCTTTCACAGCGTTTTGAGGTTGCTAAGATGCTGAAGGATAAGAGAACATATTTGGATATCTCTGAGAAGACAGGGGCTTCCACAGCCACGATTAGCCGTGTAAACAGAAGTCTGAACTACGGCAATGACGGATATGAGATGGTCTTTGAAAGAATAGCAGACAAAAAAGAAGAAACAGAAGTGTAA
- a CDS encoding L-fucose/L-arabinose isomerase family protein: MNLANMPELKLGIVAVSRDCFPMSLSENRRKAVVASYKGEIYECPTVVESETDMQKVLKELREAGCNALVVYLGNFGPETEETLLVKYFHGPSMVVAAAEERGDNLVQGRGDAYCGMLNASYNLKLRNLKAYIPEYPVGTPEEVAEMIADFAPIARALVAVKNLKIISFGPRPQNFLACNAPIKRLYDLGVEIEENSELDLFESYKNHADDPRIPDVVKDMESELGEGNMKPEILPKLAQYEITLLDWVEAHKGCRKYVTLTTKCWPAFQTQFGFVPCYVNSRLTGRGIPVSCEVDIWGTLSEYLGTVISQDAVTLLDINNTVPADMYEGEIKGKYDYTHKDTFMGFHCGNTASGKLSFCSMKYQMIMARTLPEEVTQGTLEGDIAPGEITFYRLQSTADCKLRAYIAQGEVLPVATRSFGAIGVFAIPEMGRFYRHVLVEKNYPHHGAVAFGHFGKALYEVFKYLGVEVEEINYNQPKGVLYPTENPFA; the protein is encoded by the coding sequence ATGAATTTAGCAAACATGCCGGAATTAAAACTGGGTATCGTGGCTGTAAGCCGTGACTGTTTCCCAATGTCACTGTCAGAGAACAGAAGAAAAGCAGTTGTTGCATCCTACAAAGGAGAGATTTACGAATGTCCCACCGTTGTAGAGAGCGAGACTGACATGCAGAAAGTTTTAAAAGAGCTGCGTGAAGCAGGCTGTAACGCACTGGTTGTTTATCTTGGTAACTTTGGACCTGAGACAGAGGAGACCCTTCTGGTAAAATATTTCCACGGACCATCTATGGTAGTAGCTGCCGCAGAGGAAAGAGGAGACAATCTGGTTCAGGGCCGTGGTGACGCATACTGCGGAATGCTGAATGCAAGCTATAACCTGAAACTGCGTAACTTAAAAGCATATATTCCGGAATATCCGGTAGGAACACCGGAAGAAGTGGCAGAAATGATCGCAGACTTTGCACCGATTGCCCGTGCGCTGGTAGCAGTGAAGAACCTGAAGATCATCAGCTTCGGACCGCGTCCTCAGAACTTCCTGGCATGCAACGCACCGATCAAACGTCTCTATGACCTGGGCGTTGAGATCGAGGAAAATTCCGAATTAGACCTGTTTGAGAGCTATAAAAACCATGCTGACGACCCGCGTATCCCGGATGTTGTAAAAGATATGGAGAGCGAACTGGGCGAAGGCAATATGAAACCGGAGATTCTTCCGAAACTGGCTCAGTACGAAATTACACTGCTTGACTGGGTAGAAGCTCACAAGGGATGCAGAAAATATGTGACTCTGACTACAAAATGCTGGCCTGCATTCCAGACGCAGTTCGGATTTGTTCCCTGCTATGTGAACAGCCGTCTGACAGGACGCGGAATCCCTGTATCTTGTGAAGTGGATATCTGGGGAACTCTGAGCGAATATCTGGGAACTGTTATCAGCCAGGATGCCGTTACACTTCTGGATATCAACAACACAGTACCGGCTGACATGTATGAAGGCGAGATCAAAGGCAAATACGACTATACACACAAAGATACCTTCATGGGCTTCCACTGCGGCAATACCGCATCCGGAAAACTGTCCTTCTGCTCCATGAAATATCAGATGATCATGGCAAGAACACTTCCGGAGGAAGTGACACAGGGTACTTTGGAAGGTGATATCGCTCCCGGTGAGATCACATTCTACCGTCTGCAGAGCACAGCAGACTGCAAACTGCGCGCTTACATTGCACAGGGCGAGGTTCTGCCTGTAGCAACACGTTCCTTTGGTGCCATCGGTGTGTTCGCCATTCCGGAGATGGGACGTTTCTACCGTCACGTTCTGGTGGAGAAGAACTATCCGCATCACGGAGCTGTGGCTTTCGGTCACTTTGGAAAAGCATTATATGAAGTATTCAAATATTTAGGCGTGGAAGTGGAAGAAATCAACTACAACCAGCCAAAAGGTGTTCTGTATCCAACAGAGAATCCATTTGCATAA
- a CDS encoding phosphatase: MKYVLDVHTHTLASGHAYNTIREMAMAASEKGLELLGITEHGVAMPGTCNGFYFDNTKMLNRRMFGVEMLFGVEANIMDHSGTLDMEERLLKRMDIVIASMHIPTIKPGSREENTQAYLGAMKNSYVDIIGHPDDGRYPVDFLALVQAAKEHHVLLELNNNSLDPRCSRENGEENVKTMLRYCMEYQVPIVMNSDAHVDELIGCRCYSEKIVEEMQFPEELIVNRSVEELKKYVHKNNN; this comes from the coding sequence ATGAAATACGTTCTGGATGTGCATACCCATACCCTTGCCAGCGGGCATGCATACAATACGATTCGTGAGATGGCAATGGCTGCTTCTGAAAAGGGATTGGAACTGCTGGGAATTACAGAGCATGGAGTTGCTATGCCGGGTACCTGCAATGGATTTTATTTTGATAATACAAAAATGCTGAACCGCCGGATGTTTGGGGTGGAGATGCTCTTTGGCGTTGAAGCCAATATTATGGATCACAGCGGAACCCTGGATATGGAAGAACGCCTTTTAAAACGGATGGATATCGTCATAGCCAGCATGCATATCCCTACGATAAAGCCTGGATCCAGGGAAGAGAATACCCAGGCATATCTGGGAGCAATGAAAAATTCCTATGTGGATATAATCGGGCACCCGGATGACGGTCGCTACCCGGTAGATTTTCTGGCGCTTGTGCAGGCTGCAAAGGAGCACCATGTACTGTTGGAGCTGAACAACAACTCTCTGGACCCACGCTGCAGCAGGGAGAACGGGGAGGAAAATGTGAAAACAATGCTCCGGTATTGTATGGAATATCAGGTCCCTATAGTCATGAACAGCGATGCGCATGTGGACGAACTGATCGGCTGCCGCTGCTATTCAGAAAAGATAGTAGAGGAAATGCAGTTTCCGGAGGAACTGATCGTGAACCGTTCTGTTGAAGAATTGAAGAAATATGTGCATAAAAACAATAATTAA
- a CDS encoding pyridoxamine 5'-phosphate oxidase family protein yields MEEKDILWGLTDVNTMEEIREKAFALIGKIRFMPAATVNDGQPENRILDFNRLSDGNLYFMTSKGKPTYEQLCKRPQLVLNTLIDERYSLRLSAWVSETEDQAVWDEFFKLNPGTKEMYRKNFDIVALYKLDRGEGEIFHLYANERIRRLRFAFGGDEIRPMTYRITEECVGCGVCQENCVERAIHQKEDGKYYIKEMDCDDCGICYTKCPQADTALICRLKEKGET; encoded by the coding sequence ATGGAAGAAAAAGATATTTTATGGGGTCTTACAGATGTCAATACCATGGAGGAAATCCGGGAGAAGGCATTTGCACTGATTGGTAAGATACGTTTTATGCCGGCGGCAACTGTGAACGACGGCCAGCCGGAGAACAGGATACTGGATTTTAACCGCCTGAGTGACGGGAATCTGTATTTCATGACATCCAAGGGGAAACCCACATATGAACAACTCTGCAAACGTCCTCAGTTAGTGCTGAATACGCTGATAGATGAGAGATATTCTCTGCGTTTGAGTGCATGGGTCAGCGAGACAGAAGACCAGGCAGTTTGGGATGAGTTTTTCAAACTGAATCCCGGTACAAAAGAGATGTACCGGAAGAATTTTGACATAGTGGCTCTTTACAAGCTTGACAGAGGGGAAGGAGAGATTTTCCATCTGTACGCCAATGAGAGAATACGGCGTCTGCGTTTTGCATTCGGCGGAGATGAGATAAGACCCATGACTTATAGGATCACCGAGGAGTGTGTGGGCTGCGGTGTCTGTCAGGAAAATTGTGTGGAACGCGCGATCCATCAGAAGGAAGACGGGAAATATTACATAAAAGAAATGGATTGCGACGACTGCGGCATCTGTTATACAAAATGTCCGCAGGCGGATACGGCATTGATCTGCCGTTTGAAGGAAAAAGGGGAAACTTGA
- a CDS encoding cupin domain-containing protein: MGNRKWEHLIISPDYVPPVMDDERDDKGDIKTGRTLGQTYSSSDLFPDCKVNMSLSWFYEIPNKNPYVDEHVHDVDELVFFMPNYNGVGDDINAVWGEADFYIDGEPYTITKNTCIYCPAGVKHCPIVYKKIIRPHCFMTILLTSEYVREQAGKIVKNIGGKFIEVGESK, from the coding sequence ATGGGTAATAGAAAATGGGAACATCTTATTATTTCTCCGGATTATGTACCGCCGGTAATGGACGATGAAAGGGACGACAAAGGAGATATCAAGACAGGAAGAACATTGGGGCAGACATACAGCTCCTCAGATCTGTTTCCTGACTGCAAGGTGAATATGAGCCTGTCCTGGTTCTATGAGATTCCTAATAAGAATCCTTATGTGGATGAACATGTACATGACGTGGATGAGCTGGTATTTTTCATGCCCAATTACAACGGGGTGGGAGATGACATTAATGCTGTGTGGGGGGAAGCGGATTTCTATATTGACGGAGAGCCTTACACCATCACAAAAAATACATGTATCTACTGTCCCGCAGGAGTAAAACACTGTCCGATCGTTTACAAAAAAATCATTCGTCCCCACTGCTTTATGACGATTCTGCTCACCAGTGAATATGTGAGAGAACAGGCCGGCAAGATTGTAAAGAATATCGGCGGAAAGTTCATTGAGGTAGGAGAGAGCAAGTAG